The DNA segment CGGTAAAATGGGAACCGCAGGTGCCTCAGAAAGAACAGCGAAGCTCATCATGCGCTTCCTCAAAGGGCTTTAAATCCACCAAAACCCTGAATTACATTTAGTTTCAGATATTGTTTGAAATTTAGGATTTATTCTTTAATATTGGTTTAGTAAAACGTATTAGTTCGAGCCTGATGCTTTACCGAAATTATTAGCTAACCTAAATATAACCAAATATGAATGTCTTTACTATTTCTAATAGAATACCCTTAGCGAAATTATAAAACGTATTAGCCTTTAGTTTTCAGCAATTTATAGCCTTTTATCTTCAAAGGAGTGCCGACGTATGGGCAATCCAATTCAACCGGCATTTCTGGAATTAATCGCATACCTGACTCCAAACTCTTTTTTTGGAGGAATTGATAAAACGTATTACTATTTGCCAAATAATCAACCCGAGTATTCACCCCTAACGCAAAGCCCATGAATAAATAAGCCAACTCAACATTGATATTAAATTATTAAAACGGTTTAGTATCATTCAATACCAATCCCTGCTTCGGCATCCGCCATCATGAACCATTGATGTTGAAGCAGCAGGCATTCCCAAATGCCCAACCCATAATTTACTAACCTAAAAACAACAAAAATGAAAATTAAACACTTAGTTCTGGCAGGACTTCCTATGTTCTGCCTAACGGGAATTGGATCCTTTGCTGCGATGGCAGCGGGAAGCAGTTCCGGTGCCAATTCACATGCTTCTTTTTTCTTTCAGGGGGTATCACAAAAAATAACCATCAGCGGAATAGTGCTGGATGAAAAGTCTCAGCCTGTCCCGGGTGTGGGAATTAAAGCCTTAAAAACAAATAAATCAACCGTAACAGATGCTTCAGGCCGTTTCAGCATTGAAGTAGAAAGTGCTGCGGAGCAACTATCTTTCAGTTATATCGGTTATACAACACAGACCCGTGCTGCGGGATCTGGTGCAACACCTTTGAGCATCAAACTGGTGCCTGCTGAAGGTGTAAACCTGGACGACGTGGTCGTGGTAGGTTACGGAACAAGAAGGAAATCTGATGTTACCGGTGCAGTAGGATCTGTAAAAGAAGAACAACTGAAGGAACGCCCTGCAGCTTCTTTAAACCAGGCCTTGTCCGGACGTATTTCAGGAGTACAGGTGAATTCAAATTCTGGTCGCCCGGGTGGTCAGACCAATATCAGGATCCGTGGTTTCAGTTCCATCAAAACCACCAATAACCCATTGTACGTTATCGATGGTGTTATTCTTCCGGTAGGTTCACAAACACAGAACAGCAATGCGATAGACTTTTTAAACCCAGGGGATATTGCCTCTGTAGAAGTGCTTAAAGATGCTTCTTCGGTTGCGATCTATGGAGCAAGGGGTGCAAATGGGGTTATTTTAGTAACCACCAAAAAAGGGTCTACGACGGGTGGTAAAATCAGTTATGATGTTGATTTTAGTGTGCCGACCATTGGACCAAAAAGAGTAGAAATGCTCAATGCCAAAGAATTTATCGAAGTAGAAAACCTGGCTTTCGAAAATTCCAAAATCTACGATCCTGAAGGCTTTGCCGCAGGAAAATATGTCGACCCAAGAATTAAAAGAAAAACCCTGCCGCTGCTTTTTGATTCCAATGGCAATCCTTTGTACGATACGGATTGGTTTAAAGAAGCAACACAGAACAAACTTTCCCAAAATCATCAGCTTGGATTTACAGGCGGTAATGCGGAGAACAGTTATGGTTTGTTCTTGAATTACCGCGATGACAATGGTTTGTTAAAAAACTCTTACCTGAAACGCTACTCGGGAAGATTTACAATGGATAGCCAGATCAAGAAATGGATGAAAGTGGGTGGAAGCTTAAACTATACCAATCAATCAGAAAACCTGGTGGATATAGGCACAGGAGGATTAAACTCTGTAAGGATGATCACGGAAAGTTTCCCTTTTTTACCGGTTAAATATCCTAATGGATCCTGGGCAGATAATCAGAATTATCCAGGCGCTGAAGGAGGATCCAATCCGGTTCATATCCTGACAGACCGTAAATATATCTTGCAAACACAAAATACACTTGGAAATGCTTATGCCAATATTAACCTCGCCGAGGGATTGGAATTCCGCAGTGTTCTTGGGGCAAATATTGTGACCAGAGGTCGTTCAGAATACAACGGACGTGGTTTGTATGGCATCTCTTTTGATCAGAAAGGAAGTGTTACTTTAGACAATAACAGGGAAACTTATTGGTCTTTTGAAAATTACCTGACCTATAACAAGCGTTTTGCCAAGGACCATGCGATCACCGCATTGTTGGGCTTGTCATGGCAGGAAACCAATATTTTTGGCTTCGCAGTAGGCGGGGAAAATTTTTCAACGGACTACCTGTTGTATAACAATTTGGGAGCGGCGAGTAAGCCGATTCCGGGAAGTTCCAGAGCGGATCGTTTTGCGTTTAACTCTTACTTCGGACGTTTAAATTATAGCTTTAAAGATAAATATCTGTTTACAGCAACCGGACGTATGGACGGTTCTTCCAAATTCGGATCAAACAATAAATATGCGTTTTTCCCTTCAGGAGCAGTGGCATGGAAAGTTTCCGAAGAAGAGTTTCTTAAAGGGAGTCCGGTGGTGTCTAACCTGAAACTTCGTGCCAGTTACGGTTTAACCGGGAATTCTGAAATACCGAGCTTTT comes from the Pedobacter sp. FW305-3-2-15-E-R2A2 genome and includes:
- a CDS encoding TonB-dependent receptor, with protein sequence MKIKHLVLAGLPMFCLTGIGSFAAMAAGSSSGANSHASFFFQGVSQKITISGIVLDEKSQPVPGVGIKALKTNKSTVTDASGRFSIEVESAAEQLSFSYIGYTTQTRAAGSGATPLSIKLVPAEGVNLDDVVVVGYGTRRKSDVTGAVGSVKEEQLKERPAASLNQALSGRISGVQVNSNSGRPGGQTNIRIRGFSSIKTTNNPLYVIDGVILPVGSQTQNSNAIDFLNPGDIASVEVLKDASSVAIYGARGANGVILVTTKKGSTTGGKISYDVDFSVPTIGPKRVEMLNAKEFIEVENLAFENSKIYDPEGFAAGKYVDPRIKRKTLPLLFDSNGNPLYDTDWFKEATQNKLSQNHQLGFTGGNAENSYGLFLNYRDDNGLLKNSYLKRYSGRFTMDSQIKKWMKVGGSLNYTNQSENLVDIGTGGLNSVRMITESFPFLPVKYPNGSWADNQNYPGAEGGSNPVHILTDRKYILQTQNTLGNAYANINLAEGLEFRSVLGANIVTRGRSEYNGRGLYGISFDQKGSVTLDNNRETYWSFENYLTYNKRFAKDHAITALLGLSWQETNIFGFAVGGENFSTDYLLYNNLGAASKPIPGSSRADRFAFNSYFGRLNYSFKDKYLFTATGRMDGSSKFGSNNKYAFFPSGAVAWKVSEEEFLKGSPVVSNLKLRASYGLTGNSEIPSFSSLGVLGTGYAAIFNNTRFAGVGTNRLGNPDLKWEKTGQSDIGVELGLFNNRINIEADVYYRKTTDMLLDAPVPLTSGYGTITRNIGSMVNKGLEFAINTVNIRTENFTWNTMFNISMNRNKVLSLATPADIFGVGNPGFTNETGIIRVGEPVGSFWGLTRLGTWSESERAEAAKYNYRGKTILPGDVKYLDVNGDYQINDADRMIIGNGSPKAWGSFSNTFKYKNVDLTVELQYSAGNDVLNMTKHSAEDRVGLANSYSSVLNAWTPQNQNTPIAAIRDTRAGYVTNVDTRWVEDGSFIRGRNLLLGYNFPEKITKKLKLSRLRVYSSVQNFFLATKFSGNDPEVTTYSNAFAQGQTFFDYPKPTTYMLGLNVGL